The Myxococcales bacterium DNA window CCGATGCCGTTGAGCATGACGCTCAGGCGCACCGCGCAGGTGTTGTCGATGTAGTCGGGCAGGCCGTGATCCTCGCGGACCTGATCGCTCGACGTGTCCTCCTCGCCGCCCCACCCGTCGTTGTGCGGGTGGGCGTCCCACATCTCCTGGAACCCCTCGTCGCCCTTGGGCAGGTCGTGCTTCATCTGCACCGCGCCGCCGCCGCCGGCGCTGGCCGCGGTCGGCCCCGCCATCTGCGACAACAGGTACTCGGCGGGCTCGCCGGCGACGACCGCGTCGGCGACGCGATCGGCGTGGCGCTCGTAGGGATCGCCCTCGCGGCCGACCCCGCCGGCGAGGTGGACGCCGGCCCGCTGCTGGACGACGTGCGCGGCCTCGTGGGCGGCGGTGTGCAGGTCGGGCGCGCCCTTGAAGGCGACCTGGTCGCCGGTGGCGTAGGCCTGGGCGCCGATCGACTCGCACGCCTGCGCGGCCTGGCCGCCGGTGTGGGCGCTCACGCCCGACACGTCGTAGCTGCCGAACGACTGCTGGATCTGATCCTGGAACGGCAGCGCCTGGCCCGCGCCCGCGACGCCCTGGGCCGCGGCGCCGGCGACGTCACCACCGAGCGCACCCTTGCCCTGCACCGCGAGGCGCGCGTCCGCGCCGGCGCCCCGCTTGGGACGGTGGTCCTCGCGATCGGCCATCACCTGATCGAGCTCGGCGTCAGCGTGGCCAGGACGAAGGGCTTGCTCCAGCATCCGGCCAGGGTACCGCAGCCGCCTACCCAAGTCATCGCCCTTCCGTGCGGGACCGGGGTGCGGTAGGTGAGCGCATGCGCGCCCGAACCTTCCCGCTGATCTGTGCCCTCGCCCTCGGCGTCACCGCGTGCGGAGGCAAGGCCGCGCCGCCGCGCCCGCCCGCGGCCCAGGCGGTCGACGTGCCGGCGCCGCAGCCGGTGGTGCCGCCGCCGCCGGTCGACGCGCTGCCGACGATCCCGTCGACGCCGCAGCCGGCGCCGGCCGATCTGCTCGCGACGGGCACGATCGGCGACCCGATCGCGACCCTGACCGCGCTGATCGCCTACGCCGACGCGGTCAAGCCCGGGATCGGCGCGGTGCTGAACCCCGCCAGCGTCGTGCAGATGGCGGCCGCCCAGGGGCTCGACCTGCGCGGCGTCGATCTGTCGCGACCGGCGCGCGCGCTGGTGCTGGACCCGAAGCGCAACCCGGCGCCGCTGGTGGTCGTGGTCGCGGTCGCCGACGAGCGCGCGCTCCGGACCCAGGTCGACGCGCTGGACCTGGCGCTGGTCGTCCACGACGGGTGGGCGGCGATCGGCAGCCCGGCCGCGCTGCGGGCCGCGGCGCCCTACGCGCTCACGACCGCGGTCACCCTGCCCGCGCCGGCGATGCCGCAGGTGTCGATCGACATCGCGGCGGTGATGACGCGCTACAAGCCGATGCTGGCCGGGTTCATCGACGGGGCCATCGCCGCGCAGCCGCCGAACCTGCAGGTCTACACCGCGTCGTCGATGCGGGCCTACCTGGAGCTGTTCGACCAGCTCGATCGGCTCGACCTCGCGCTCGAGCTCGACCGCGATCGCGCCAGCGTCGCGATGATGGTGGCGCCGCGCGCCGGCACCGGCGTCGCGGCCTTCACCGCGCAGCAGCGCCCCGGCGACTTCAAGCTGCTCGAGCGCCTCGGCGCCGCGCCGATGATGATGGGCGGACGCCTCGAGACCGGCGCGGTGTTCACGCAGCTGCTCGAGCTGAGCGCACCGATGGTGGAGTCGATGTACGGCGCCCAGCTCGCCGGGAACATCGGGGCGCTGTTCGCGCGCTGGCCGACGCTGGCCAACGGCGAGAACGCGATGACCCTCGACCTGACCGGCGGCAAGGTCAGCGCCGCCGGGCTGTGGGACATCACCGACGGCGCCGCCGCGCAGCAGCTGTGGTTCGACTACCTGACCGCGCTCGGCGCCGCGGCCGGCGGGACCATGGCCACGACCGTCGACGTCAAGGCGGCCACCTACCGCGGCGTCCGCTTCGCGCGCGGCCACACCGTCGCCACCACCGCGGCGACCAAGGCGTCGATGTCGATGTACGGCGGGCAGCTCGACTTCGGCTACGCCGTGCCGGGCAAGCTGTTCGCGGTTGCGCTCGGGCAGGACGTCGTCGCCCAGCTCCGCGCGCTCACCGACATCGCGCTGCCCAAGAAGCGCGCGACGACCAAGGTCGCGCCCGGCCTGGCCGCCACGCTCGCGCAGGCCCGCACCCGCGGCGACAGCTTCGTCGTCGCGATCGACGCGCCGGCGATCCGATCCGCGTTCCAGCCCAGCGCCGGCGCGATCCCGCCCGCGGCCGAGCTCGCGGCGGCGGCGATCGGCGTCCACGGCGGCGCCCTGACGCTGCGCCTGACCATGCCGGCCAGCCAGCTCGCGCCGCTGGTCCCCTGATCGTCGCGCCGCGCGACGAGCGCTCCGGGCCGCGGCTGGCTCCGCCGATCGGCGGCGGCTCGGCGGCGGCTCGGCGCGCCGGACCGCGGGTGGCTACGCCGACCGGCGGCGCCGGCGGGCCAGCGCCGCGCCGACGACCAGCAGCGCGCCGACGCTGGCGTCGGGCGACGACGACGCGCAGCCGCAGCCGCCGGCCTCGTCGGGCGGCGGCGTGTACGGCGCGATCGCGACCGTGGTCTCCTGCTGGATGCCGCCGCGGATCGCGCTGGTGATGACGACCTCGAGGTCGACCGGGTCGCCGGACGGGACCACGTCGATCGTGTGGACCGTCGCGGCGACGTCGTCGGTGACGCGCGTGACCGTCGCGTCGCCGCCGAGCACGCGCGCCTCGATCGCCACCGCCCGCTGCGCGCTGACCTCGATGCGCGACGACTCGGCCACGCCGGTGATCGGCAGGTACCGGGCCGAGAAGCCCTCGACGATCGCGGTCGCCGCGCCCGGCGCCACCAGCGGCGGCTCGCGCAGCGCCGCGGCCAGCCGGCCGGCGTCGGGGTAGCTGGTGCCGTCGGCGAAGCGGCCGGTGCGCGCGTTCCAGCGCGTGAACTCGATCCACTCGTCGGTCAACGCGCGGCCGCGCCCGGTCAGCTCCGCGTCGATGGCGGTCAGGAACGTCGGGTCGGCGCCGGTGTCCTCGCACCCGGCCCAGGCCGCGGCCGTGATGCCGGCGCCGACGTGGGCCTCGAGGAAGTACGGCCACAGCGCGGCGCCGTACGGGTACAGATCGCCGAAGCCGGCGCCGGGACGATCGAACGGCCGGAACGGCTTGGCCTGGAACGCCGCCACCAGGTGCTCGAAGTCGTCCTGCTCGGGGTAGACCACCTCCTCGGCCCAGACCGCGGAGCCCTCGGACCACGCGATCGGCTGATCGCTGTCGTACGCGCTCTGGACGGCGTGGAACAGCTCGTGGCTGGTGAGGATGCGCAGCGCCATCGACACCGACGGATAGTTGTAGCCGACGAAGTCGTTCTCGATCGTCATGTGGCCGCTGCACGTGAACGGCGTCTGCGCGCAGCTGTCGGCGGTGAAGCTGCCGTCGGCGCCGGCCAGGTCGCGCAGGTAGATGTCGAGCCGGTCGTCGCCGCCGAGCGCGCCGTCGGACAGCGGCGGCCGGAAGCCCAGCGCCGCGAACGCCGCCAGCGACTCGTCGCCGCGCAGCGCCGCCTCCTCGACGAAGTCGGGCACGCCGCTGGCGTCGCTGTCGAGCGCCGGCACCGCGTCGGCGCTGGTCGTGACGTAGTGGATGCGGACCCGGCCGCCGGGCCGGGCGTAGGTCTCGGGAGTGGTGCCCGGCGCCCAGGGATCGCGATCGGCGACGGCGACGGTCGGCGCCGCGACCAGCGCGGCCGCGACCAGCGCGGCTCTCACAGCGGCGCCCACTCGACCTGGTAGTACGCGCCCCGCATCGGGTTGGCGGCGTCGCCGTAGTACGTGACGATGCGCAGCTTGCGGTGCACGCCCGGGGCGATCCGCAGCACCCAGACCTGGGTCTTGGGCGTCAGCACGTGGGTCTGATCGTCGTAGTCGTACCAGGTCGACATCACCGTGGCCGGCTCGCCGGTCGGGCCGGCGATCAGCGTGCAGGTCGCGTCGGCCCAGTCGTCGGTGGTCAGGGTCGCCGGCACGGCGTCGACGTCGCCGAGGAACTCGACCGCCACTGGTGCGGCCGCGACGTCGCCGGGGCCCGAGTCGCCGCCGTTGATCTTGATGCCGGCGCGCTTGAACGCGATGTGCCACGCGGTCGACGACAGCGCGGTCGTGTCCGAGATGTCGACCTTGGTGCCGGTCATCAGGTCCAGGTAGACGTAGGGGTTGTCGGCGGCGGCGGCGGTGCCGCCGGCGGTGGCGTCGATCGTGCCGCTGGTCACACCCGCGGCGGTCGTCACGTTGACCGCGCCGGCCGAGATCGTCGCGATCGGCCGCCACTGCGTCGGCAGCGCGGTGGCGGGATCGCAGCCGTCGGCGTCGATCGGCGGCCCGGCGTCGACGTCGGCGGTGCCGTCGTCGCCTCCGCAGGCGACGGCGAGGAGGAGCAGGAGCGACGAACCCAGGCGCAGGAGAGGCGACATAGGGCCGGACGATAGGCCAAGCCGGGCCCGCGCGCACCACCCGCGTGTGAACCCGGCCGAGACAGATGGTGTTGGCCAGCGGCCCGATCCCCCGTGGTACTCAGGGGGCGATGGACCGCACGCTGTTCTCGCCCGACCACGGGCTGTTCCGGCAAGCCTTCCGCCAGTTCGTCGACAAGGAGATCAAGCCGAACCAGGCGCGCTGGGCCGAGGCCGGCATCGTCGACCGCGCGGCGTGGCGCAAGGCCGGCGCCGCCGGCTTCCTGTGCCCGTGGCTGCCCGAGGCCAGCGGCGGCCCTGGCGGCGACTTCCTGCACTCGACGATCATCATGGAGGAGCTGGCCTACGGCTACGAGAGCGGCTTCGCGATGGCGTTGCACTCGGACATCTGCGCGCCCTACCTCGACAGCTTCGGGTCGCCCGAGCAGCGCCAGCGCTGGCTGCCGGGGTGCGCGTCGGGCGAGCTGATCCTGGCGATCGCCATGACCGAGCCCGGCACCGGCAGCGACCTGGCCGCGATCAAGACCACCGCGGTCCGGGACGGCGACGACTACGTCATCAACGGCGCGAAGACCTTCATCTCCAACGGCCAGCTCTGCGACCTGGTGATCGTCGCGGCCAAGACCGATCCGGATCCCGCGAACGCCCACCGCGGCATCTCGCTGATCGTGGTCGAGGCCAGCCGCGCCGGCTTCGTGAAGGGCAAGCGGCTCGAGAAGATGGGCATGGCGTCCCAGGACACCAGCGAGATGTTCTTCGAGGACTGCCGGGTGCCGGTCGCCAACCGGCTCGGCCCCGAGGGCGGCGGCTTCATGATGCTCATGCAGAAGCTGCAGCAGGAGCGGCTGTGCGTGGCGATCGGCGCCCAGGCGGTGGCCGAGCAGGTCATCAAGGACACGATCGCGTACACCAAGGAGCGGACCGCGTTCGGCAAGCCGATCTCGAAGTTCCAGAACACCCAGTTCAAGCTGGTCGAGTGCGCCACCAAGGTGCAGCTCGGCCGGGTGTTCCTCGACGAGCTGGTCCGCCAGCACGTCGCCGGCAAGCAGCTGGTGACCGAGTGCTCGATGGCCAAGTGGTGGGTGACCGACACCAGCCAGGAGATCATCGACACCTGCCTGCAGTTCTTCGGCGGGTACGGCTACATGCTCGAGTACCCGGTGGCGCGGGCGTTCATGGACGCGCGGGTGCAGCGCATCTACGCCGGCACCAACGAGATCATGAAGGTGATCATCGCCAAGCAGCTGGGGCTGTAGCGATGCGGCCGACGGTGCTCGTCGTCGCGCTGGGCGCGGTCGCGGTGATCGGCTGCGCCTCGGCCCGCACCCCCGGCGAGGTCGACGCCGCGGTCGCGGCCGACGCCGGCGCCGTCGACGCGCCTGACCTCGACGGCGGCGACGTCGACGCGCCCGACCTCGACGCCGCGCCGATCGACGCCGCGCCGATCGACGCCGCGCTGCTCGACGCCGCGCTGCTCGACGCGCGCCCGATCGACGCGGTGCCCGCCGACGCGCCGATCGACGCCGTGCCGATCGACGCCGCGTGCACGCCGACCTGGACCAACCTGCTCGGCAACGGCGGCTTCGAGGTCGGCGTCACGCCGTGGACCCAGACCACGACCATCATCCGCACCTCGGCGCAGATGCCGTTCGCGCCCCAGGCCGGCACCTACGCGGCGCTGCTCGGCGCCACCAACAACGCCAACGACGTGCTCGTGCAGACGGTCACGATCCCGGCCACGTCGACCGGGCTGCGCCTGCGCGGCTACAACTGCTTCGTCACCGAGGACATCATCATCACCGACGCCGACCGGTTCACCGCCCGGCTCGAGACCCCGGCCGGCGTCGCGGTCGAGACCCTGGCCAGCGAGACCAACTCGACGATCGCCCCGATCTGCGCCTGGCTGCCGTTCACGTGGACCGCCGCCGGCGGCCACCCCGGCGAGACGCTGGTGCTGCGGTTCCAGGTCACGACCAACTTCGCGCTGCTGTCGCGGTTCGCGCTCGACAGCCTCGCGCTCGAGGCGCTGGCCTGCCCGTGACGCGGCGCCTGCGATTGTCGTGAGCGCGCTGCTGGCCGCCCGCACCGGCCCGTAGGACAATCGCGCCATGGCAGCACCGAAGCGCCCGGCCCCCGGGCGCACCCGCACGCCCAAGCCGACCGGCAAGAAGCCGCGCGCCGGCAAGGCCGCCTCCGCAGCCCCGATGATCGAGGTCCGGCGCATCCACCGGCGCGATCTCAACCGGGTCTGGGAGTTCCTGAAGATCAGCTTCCACCACGTCAACCTCGAGACCGTCGAGTACCAGCGGCCGCGCACCAAGAAGCGGTTCGTCAAGACCTACGACGAGGAGGGCGTCGACCAGCTGGTGTTCGAGGTCGGCGATCAGATCGTGGCCTACGCCGAGTGCGCCCACGAGGTCATCGGCACCGACAGCTGGATCAACGAGGCCTACTTCGAGCGCCGCAAGATGCGGCCGCTGTTCGTCGAGGAGCTGGCGGTCCACCCCGACTGGAACGGCCGCGGCGTCGGCGGGTTCGTGCTCGAGCAGCTCCACCACCTCGCCAAGGTCCGCGGCCTGTCGCACCTGGTGCTCGAGGTGGCCGAGAACAACGAGCACGCGCTGAGCTGGTACCGCAAGCGCAACTTCCGCAAGCTCGACGCCGCGATCTTCCTGGCCGCGTCGGTCGACACCGAGGACGAGCTCTTGCCGCCCAAGCCGGTCAAGGCGCCCGAGGCGAGCGCGCCGACCACGGCCCCCGTCCCGGACGACCCCGAGTAGGCAGCCGCGTCAGGGCGCGGGCAGCGCCGCGACGACGTGGTCGACCACCGCGGCCGGCGCGTCGAGGTGCAGCCAGTGGCCGGCGCCGGCGACGACGTGGGTCGTGACGATCGCCGGCGCGTGCTCGAGCCGGGCCAGATCGTCGGCGCTGACGGTGCCGCCGCGCTCGGCCACGACCATCGTGATCGGCCCGGTCGCGGCCTCGATCGACGGCCACACGTCGACGGCGTAGTAGTCGAGCACCAGGGCGCGCACCGCGTCGAGGTCGAGGCGCAGGCGCAGCCCGCCGTCGACCGGCGCCAGGTTCATCGCCAGCCAGCCGGCCAGCGCCGGCGCGTGGCCGCGCGCCACCAGCGCCGCGACGTAGTCGTCGCGCCGGGGCCACACCTGATCGAGCGCGCGCATCGAGGTCCACGCGTCGCGGACGCTGTTGTCGGGCGCGGCCCAGGCGCCCGGACGCGCGCTGGGCGTCGAGTCGAGGATCACCCGGTGGGCCAGCGCGTCGAGCCCCAGCACGACCTTGCCGCCGAACGAGTGACCGACCGCCACCGCCACCGGCGGGCCGGCGGCGCCGAGCTCGGCGATCAGCGCCGCGACGTCGCCGGTGCAGGCCGCGACCGTGTGCGGCGGCGCGCCCGCGCTCGAGCGCCCGTGCAGCCGCAGATCGATCAGCGCCGCGCCCCAGCCCGGCGCCCGGGCCAGCACCTGGCGGGCGATCGAGCGCCAGTTGCTGCCGCTGCCGTAGAGCCCGTGGGTGAACGCGACCAGCCGGGTCGCGCCGGCCGGGATCAGCAGCTCGTGGTGCAAGGTCGCGCGCGCGGGCACGTCAGAACTGCGCCTCGACGTGCTTGTGCGTGGCCACGAGGTCGATGAGGTAGTTTGCGAGATCGATCACATCCTGATCCTTGGTGCGGCGCGACACCTGCACCGAGATCAGCTCGTGGTCGCCGTCCTCGCCGGGCTCGCGCAGGCGCAGGATGACCGTGCCGTGCTTGGCGTCGGGCTTGCCCCGCTTGCGGCCGCCCACGTCGACGAGCTCGATCAGCCTCCACAGGGTCCGGGCCTCCTTGCTCGACAGCTCGATCGTGCCGATCTCGTCGGACCGGGTCTCGTTGACGACGGCGACCCACAGCGAGTTGCCGCGGGTGCGGAACGTCCATTCGGTGCCGTCGGGCTTGGTGCTGACGAACTCGAACGAACGGCCGTTGACCTCACCGCGAGGATCGTTCGACACTTGCTTGTCGGGCGCGCTGCACGCGACCGACATGGTCAGCGCGACGACCAGAGCGAAGATGCACCGCACGCGCACCACTTCACCAGGTCTGGTCCGCGCCGTCAAAGGCGCGGCGGTCGCGGCGTGCGCGGCGGCCCTGGGCTGCGGGTTCCAGGCC harbors:
- a CDS encoding DUF4157 domain-containing protein, coding for MLEQALRPGHADAELDQVMADREDHRPKRGAGADARLAVQGKGALGGDVAGAAAQGVAGAGQALPFQDQIQQSFGSYDVSGVSAHTGGQAAQACESIGAQAYATGDQVAFKGAPDLHTAAHEAAHVVQQRAGVHLAGGVGREGDPYERHADRVADAVVAGEPAEYLLSQMAGPTAASAGGGGAVQMKHDLPKGDEGFQEMWDAHPHNDGWGGEEDTSSDQVREDHGLPDYIDNTCAVRLSVMLNGIGETITPAKTKAAGIERKPHYSKATKQYYILAAREMWTYLSKYFRAPDVSLPPGGKRYKDEEEFREAFDKEVKPLLAGRKGIVAFDKIFSYGGTGHVDLFNGEALSDSSDWYSSQRIMLWYISVP
- a CDS encoding HmuY family protein, whose product is MSPLLRLGSSLLLLLAVACGGDDGTADVDAGPPIDADGCDPATALPTQWRPIATISAGAVNVTTAAGVTSGTIDATAGGTAAAADNPYVYLDLMTGTKVDISDTTALSSTAWHIAFKRAGIKINGGDSGPGDVAAAPVAVEFLGDVDAVPATLTTDDWADATCTLIAGPTGEPATVMSTWYDYDDQTHVLTPKTQVWVLRIAPGVHRKLRIVTYYGDAANPMRGAYYQVEWAPL
- a CDS encoding acyl-CoA dehydrogenase family protein is translated as MDRTLFSPDHGLFRQAFRQFVDKEIKPNQARWAEAGIVDRAAWRKAGAAGFLCPWLPEASGGPGGDFLHSTIIMEELAYGYESGFAMALHSDICAPYLDSFGSPEQRQRWLPGCASGELILAIAMTEPGTGSDLAAIKTTAVRDGDDYVINGAKTFISNGQLCDLVIVAAKTDPDPANAHRGISLIVVEASRAGFVKGKRLEKMGMASQDTSEMFFEDCRVPVANRLGPEGGGFMMLMQKLQQERLCVAIGAQAVAEQVIKDTIAYTKERTAFGKPISKFQNTQFKLVECATKVQLGRVFLDELVRQHVAGKQLVTECSMAKWWVTDTSQEIIDTCLQFFGGYGYMLEYPVARAFMDARVQRIYAGTNEIMKVIIAKQLGL
- a CDS encoding GNAT family N-acetyltransferase, translated to MIEVRRIHRRDLNRVWEFLKISFHHVNLETVEYQRPRTKKRFVKTYDEEGVDQLVFEVGDQIVAYAECAHEVIGTDSWINEAYFERRKMRPLFVEELAVHPDWNGRGVGGFVLEQLHHLAKVRGLSHLVLEVAENNEHALSWYRKRNFRKLDAAIFLAASVDTEDELLPPKPVKAPEASAPTTAPVPDDPE
- a CDS encoding alpha/beta fold hydrolase — its product is MPARATLHHELLIPAGATRLVAFTHGLYGSGSNWRSIARQVLARAPGWGAALIDLRLHGRSSAGAPPHTVAACTGDVAALIAELGAAGPPVAVAVGHSFGGKVVLGLDALAHRVILDSTPSARPGAWAAPDNSVRDAWTSMRALDQVWPRRDDYVAALVARGHAPALAGWLAMNLAPVDGGLRLRLDLDAVRALVLDYYAVDVWPSIEAATGPITMVVAERGGTVSADDLARLEHAPAIVTTHVVAGAGHWLHLDAPAAVVDHVVAALPAP